In Streptomyces sp. 71268, the DNA window GCCGGCACGGCCAGGGACGTGGCGGCGTCCGGCGCGCACGTGGTCGCGCTGGAGGAGTTGACGGCCGACGCGCTGCCCGCCTACGAGCGGGCGCTCAAGTCGGCGTACCCGTACCACACCGTCAAGGGCACGGTCGGCCTGTGGAGCGCGTACCCGATCAAGGACGCGCGGGCCGTGGACATCAAGATGGGCTGGACCCGCGCCCTGCGGGCCACGGTCGCCGCGCCCAAGGGCGAGGTGGCGGTGTACGTGGCACATCTGCCGTCGGTGCGGGTCAAGTTCGACGCGGGGTTCACGGCGGGCCAGCGCGACGACAGCGCGGAGACCCTCGGCAAGGCCATCTCCCACGAGCGCCTGGACAAGGTGATCCTCCTCGGCGACCTGAACGGCACCATGAACGACCGCGCGCTCGCCCCCGTCACCTCCCAACTGCGCTCCGCGCAGGGCGCGGCGGGCGACGGCTTCGGCTTCAGTTGGCCCGCGTCCTTCCCCATGGCCCGCATCGACCAGATCCTGGTGCGCGGCGTGGAACCCGTCTCCGCGTGGACCCTGCCGGAGACGGGCAGCGACCACCTGCCGGTGGCGGCGTCGGTCAACCTGTAGCGCCGGCCTTCCCGGCCTCCCTGGCCGCCGGGCCGAGCCGAGCCGGGCGCGCGGGCGAACCGGGCGTGCGGGCGGACCGGGTGCCGCGCGCGGGCGGCGCGGTCGCGTGGAACGCCCGCCCCGCCGCCCCGCACCGTCCGGGCCGCCGCCGCTCAGTCGCGCGGAACCTCGCACGCGTCGCCCTCGCACGCGGCGCCGCCCTGGCCCGCCTGGCCCGCGCCGGCGTCCTGGCTGGCGGCGGCGGGCGCGGCACCGGCCGTCTCCCGGGCCACCTGCTCGAAGACGCGCAGGAAGGTGTCCGCCTCCTGGCCGCCCTGGACGGCCCACTGCCCCTCGAACACGAAGGTGGGCACGGCGGTGACGCCACGGGCGCGGGCCACCTCGATCTCGTCCAGCACCTCATCGTGCAGCTCGTCGCCGTCCAGGAACTCGGTGACCGGGTCGCGGTCGAGCCCGACCGCGACGGCGGCGTCGGCGAGCTGCGCGCGGTCGCCGATGTCCATCCCCTCGCCGAAGTGCGCGGCCAGGAGGCGCCCCTTGAGTCGCGCCTGGGCCTCGCTCCCGTACGTGTCGAGCACGTACCGCAGCAGCCGGTGGGCCAGCAGCGAGTTGTTCTCCACGACCGTGTCGAAGTCGAAGACGAGGTTCTCGGCCGCGCCCAGCTCCGTGATCCGCGCGTCCATCTGCACGGACTGCGGCCCGTACTTGGCCGCCAGCACCTCACGGTGCGGCAACGGCTCCTCCGGGGCGCCGGGGTCGAGCTGGAACGGCCGGTAGACCACCTCGACCTGGTCCGCCTGCGGGTACGCGGCCAGCGCCTGCTCGAAGCGCGTCTTACCGACGTAGCACCACGGGCAAGCGATGTCGCTGTAGATCTCGACCTTCACTGGGCTACTCCTTGTTGCCGCACTGATCCGCTGCTGCCTTGACATGCTCTTGAACATTCAAGCGTTCCTGGTGACAACCAGACCGCGCGACCGAGTATTCCCGGGGGTGAGTGGGGGCGCCTCCCAGAGTGAGGCCGCTCACCGTGGGCCCGACGGGGTCGGCCCCTCACGCGAAGTCGAGAGGGTGCGTGCCCACCATGTCGGCGAGGTGCGTCAGGGCGTCACGCAGGCTGGGGGGCGCGTCGCGGTGCCTGCGCCCCCGCTCCGCCGTCCGCCCGAGGGAGGAGCGGACGCGCTGAGACGAGCGTGCCCGCACGGCCGCGATGACCTGGTGGGTGAGCGCGTCGGCGTCGCGCCAGGCGCGCTCCCGGAGCAGGCAGTCGAGCAGGCGCGCGTCGCTCATCCCCGCATGGCCAACCGGCACCGTCGCCGGACCGTTGACCACCCGCTGGAAAACCTCGATGGCCTCGCCCGTACGACCGGCGTCCTGGAACACGTGCCCCAGATGCCCGTCGATCTCCTCGGGCGTCACCCACCATGCCCAGTACGGGTCGCTCTCGCGCGTCCCGTCCTCCAGCAGCGAACGGGCGGCCGACAGGGCTTGGAGCGCCTCCGTGGTGTACGCCAACCCGGCCAGGCCCTTGGCCTCCCGGACCCGGAAGATGGCCTCCACGCGGGGCGAAAGCGCACCCTGCGCCAGCACACCTCGCGTGACGGCCAACGCCTCGGGGTGGTTCCCCGTCCACTCGCCGCACATCGCGATGTTCTGCCGGATCAGCAGTTCCATGCTCGCGTCGCCGGCCTCTCGGGCCAGAGCCAGGGCCGTCTGGTTGGCTCGCCGCGCGGCGGCGTGTTGCTCGACGTCGAACAGTGCCCACCCGGCCACCTCGGCCAACTCCGCCGCCGCGGAACGGATGTCACGCCCGTGTCGTGGGTCGTAGTCGGCGCGGTCGAGCCGGTCGCGCACTATCCGGAACGCCCGTACGGCCGGCTCGGCCACGGGCACACCGAGCGGCCCGTTGTCCAGCGCGACGAGTTGCTGGGACGCCTGCCGAATGGCCTCGGCGAAGTCGGCTCCCCGGGTGTCGCTGATGCGGAGGGGGGAGTCGGTGAAGGGTGGGGGGCCACCGGCGGGGGTCGTCATCAGCTGATCCCCCTGCCCATCCAGCCCCACGCGGTACGTTTTCCCCAAGGAGGAAGATGCCCTGTGGCCATGCCCATCCTCACCACCACCGGCGCCCGCATCGCCCGCGAGCGGAAGATTCGCGGTCTGACGCAGCGAGCCCTGGCTGATCTGTCCGCCGTCAGCTACTCGACGTTGACGAAAGTCGAGCAGAACCGCATGCCCGCCAGCCCCTCCGTGTTGGGAGCCTTGGCGCGCGCCCTGTCGATCTCCGTGACGACGCTGACGGGTCAACCGTATCTGGAGGAGCTGCGCCAGGATCAGCTCGACGGACTGATACAGCCCATTCGCGAGGCCCTCAACATCTACGACCTGGGCCCCGATCCGGACGTCGCCCCTCGGCCCCTGGCTGAGTTGAGCGAGGCCGCCGACCAACTGTGTGCGCTGGTTCGGGCCACCGAGATCAAGCGGGTGGCGGCGGACCTCCCAGCGCTCCTGCACGAGACGACCACGACCGCACACACCCACCCGAGCACGCAGGCGTGGACGGTGCTCGCGAGCCTGTACCGCACCGCGTACGACATCACAACCAAGCTCGGCTTTCCGGATCTGTGCAGTGTGGCGCTCGACCGGTTGGAGTGGGCGGCGCAGCGGGCCTCCGATCCGGTACTCAGCGGGATGCGGCAGTACCTGCGTGCCCTGGCCTATTTCCGGGCCAGTGACTACCGAACTGGCAAACGCCTCATCGCGCTTGGCATGGGCGTACTGGACCAGGCGGAGCCCGGGCGGGTGAAGGACGTGCTCCAGGGACAACTGCACCTCGGGGCGGCGGTCCTCGCGGGGCGCGACAAGGACCAGGACACCGCGGAGGAACACCTGGCGGAGGCGAAGCGCATCGCCACGCGGACGGGCCACGCGGAGAAGGTCCACTGGCTCTCCTTCGGGCCGACCAACGTCGAAGTCCACCGCGTCAGCGTGCTCGCCGAGTTGGACCTGTACCCCGAGGCCGTCTCCTCGGCCAAGGCCGTGGCGTTTCCCGAGGGCTGGCCACCGTCGCGGCTGGCACACCACTACGCGGAACTGGCCCGGGCGCAGATGTGGACCGGGCAGGCGGACGCCTCGTTCCAGAGCCTCGTCAAGGCGCGCAAGCTAGCCCCACAGCAGACGCGGTACCACCCGACGGTGCGCGAGACGTACGCGGGGCTCGAAGCGGCGAAGCGCCGGATGTCGAACTCGTTCAACAACTACGGAGCTTGGCTGGGCTGGTAACCACTCACGCTGCGTTACGGCTAGGGCCAGAACTGTCATCGGGATATGGCAGTTCTGGCCCTATGTGTCAGCAGGCTCAAGGCGGGACTCCATCCAGTCACTTCTTGAGGAGCTGACTCACGCATGATCGACCACGTTGGTGCCCGGCCGCACTGCCGGGGAGCGGCCCGATGAACCACAATCCCGCCCTCGCCGCAGGCGCCACACCTCCGACCCCCGCCGGAGGCGCCATGCTGAAACACCTCGTCTTCGAAGGCACGCATCGTGTCATCGTCAAGGGGGTGGCGCTGCGGTTCTTCCTGCGGGCCGATGGCGTGTGGGCGCCGGCCACCGATACCGACTTCCAACGCGCGTACGAACTCGCCCTCTTCGACCCCGACGCGCTCCGCAAGGACGTGCTGTGCCCGAACGCGCGGCGCGTAGAGCGCACCACGGTCGAGGGCTGGTTCTGGTCCAACGGGTGCAACTCGGCGGGGCTGTGCACCTTCGATGACCGGAGCCCGGAGGAGTGCGCCGGGATGGCCCGGATCGCGGGTGGGGCGGCGCCCTGATGACTCGGCAGACGTGGGTCACCCTGCTTGTGTGGCAGCCGGCCGACCCGCTCAACCCGCTCGACGTCAGCCGTGCTTGGCCTCGCGTACTCCAGGTCGTACGGGACGGCGAGGCGGGCCCGCCCGGGGTCATCCTGCGCCCCGACGAGCCGCTGCGGCAGGCTGCGGCACGGGTGACGGCGGCCCTGGGGTTACGGGCCCCGGCGCAGCCGCCCCCGCTCCTGGCCGTCGACCAACGGCCGTCGGGGCGCGAGGGCGGCGTGGAGCAGATGGTGCTGGTGCTCGACGGCGGAACGCTGTCCACGGAGACGCTTCCGCCGTGTGGCGGATGCGGCCGGTCCCACCTGGTGTGGACGCCACTGGAAGAGGCCGAGCAGCCCGCTCTGGTCCACGCGTTGCGCGCCCGCGTGCGAGGCGGGCAGCCTCCGACGTTGTGGTGTGGCGAGCCCGTTGCCGGGGGCTGAGGTCCGACTGCTCCGCGCGGCGGCCCCGCCCGTACGTTCCCTTCGTGCGCGACGGGCGGGGCCTGACCCTGCCGTACGCCCGCTGCCTGAGCTGTGGCGCGGACGTCAGCCCGATGGAGGGCCTGAGGTCCTCAACAAAGTCGTTCGAAGCTCATTCGCTTAGGAAAGTCCAGCAATGGCAAGTGCGGCGACAGTCAACGCGGCGACATGCGCGACCTGGTCGATGTGGGCGGCCCCTCCTTCCTCGAAAGACTTCTCCTGGAGGTTGCTTCTCATCCACCGCTCCACTGGCCACCCACGGTCGATAAAGGAATGGCTGGCGCCGATCCAGACCAGGGCGATAGCGGACACGGGAATGCTGAAGTGGAGGTCGAGCACGACCGCGCCCGTGGCGAGGAGGGTGGCTGACGTTCCCACATGGATCAGAGCGTGAGTGGCGTTAGCGCGCCGCCCGATCGCGGTTTGCTCCCCCTTATGCGCTACTTGATGGTCTGTCTGGAACGGGTAGTCGGCTAACAAATGGGCGACGTATAACAGAACAAAGAGCGATGCGAACATGCGTAGTGCCTCCCAGGGGGCATGGTGGCGGGCGATGCTGTCGGTGGGCCCGCGAGTCGGCAGCTTTCCACGTCTCTCGCGGCGCCTGACGGCTTCTGGTCACCTCGGGGTGCCCGTTTCGCGGGCCGTTCGCTCGCGCCGGCGGTGACCAACCCGCCCGACCAGCCAGTTGTTGAACGGAACCGAGTGGTGGCCGTGATGGAGAAGATCGAGAGTCCCGTGGCCGAGAGCCTGGTCGTCTGGCGCGCGTACGAAGATGGCGGGCGGAAGTCGGGCCCACCCGCCGCGCCTGTCTACATGGCCACCGCGGTGTTCGTGCGGGGCGGCGAGGAAGCGGTCCAGCCTGGCTGGCCGGCCTCGGCGGACCAACTGAGCATCCTGTTGCAGGAGACTGAGCGATTGGACGGCCACCGCCGCCGGTGTTTGGTGGGATTCCTCGTGCCAGAGTTGGCCCAGCCTCACCTGCGCTTGGGAGCGGAACTGCTGGTGTTGGAGGGCCCGCGCACGGTCGCCGGCGCGCGGATCGATACGGTGCTTGCCCATGGACAGCCGGGGACTCGAAGGCGCTGAGCGATGATCGAAGAGAGCCGGGCAAGGGAATTGGCGGCGGAGTTCGCCAAGGGGAAGTCGTCGGAAATGGAACTCGCTATCGCGCCCGAGCCTCCCGTGCGGCGGGGCAACGTGGCATATTTCGCCTGCCAGTCCGCCGAGTTCTTGCGCACTGGTAACTGGCGGGACATGGCCATCGGAAATGGCCCGGTGGCTGTGGATCTCGTGACCGGGGAGTGTCACATGCTGGGCGCAGCGGAGGCCGCTGAGATGGAACTCTAGTGCGGGTCAACTGCTCCGCGCGCACGATGGCCCGCCGGAACCCACCGGCGGGCCGTTCGCGCGCGGCGCCGCCAGCCGTACCAGGGCGCCGCCTCCGGCTCGAAGCCCGCCGCGACGATTCCCGCATAGCCCGACGCCAGAGCCGGGCGTGAATGCTAAGGCGGCCCTGATGGCAGACGACTTCCACCTGTACGGAAGTGAAGAACTGACCCCGAGCGCACTCAGGGATGTGGTGCGAGAGTCGCTGGGCTGTTCCTTTGAGGAGCGCGAGAGTGGCTTCAAGGGCGGCATTTACTATCTGCGCAAGGAGCAGGGCGGCGGCACGATCTCGATCGAGGCCAACTGGGTCGATGGAGACGGCTATCCGGCCGAGCCGGACTTCCCGGAGCATCGCACTCTGCTCTACGTGACGAACCCGACCCAGCGGGACCACGACCGTCTCAGCCAAACGAGCGGCCTGCGTCTCCTGCGGCGCACGCGGGTCGACTGACCCGAGCGCGTAGCGGCCCGCCGGAACCCCCGGCGGGCCGTTCGCGCGAGCCACCCCGGCCAACACGCCGGCGTCGAATAACTCGCCCGGACCGACCACCGGATCAACCAGGTGATGAGCGGAATCGAGTGGTGGGCGCGATGGAGGGCCCGCGCGCGGTCGCCGGCGCGCGGATCGATACGGTGCTTACCCAACCACAGCCGTGGACCTGAAGGCGCTGAGTGATGATCGAAGAGAGCGAAGCAAGGGAGTTGGCGGCGGAGTTCGCCAAGGGGTATTCGCTGGAGATGGAGTTCGCCATCATCCCCCGTCCGCCCGTTCGGCGGGGTGATACCGCGTACTTCGGTTGCCAGTCCGCCACGTTCCTGCGGACCCGTAACTGGCGGGACATGGCCGTTGGTGGTGGCCCGGTGGCCGTGAACCTCGTGACGGGGGAGTGTCGCATGCTGGGCGCCGATGAGGCCGCAGATATGGAGCTCTAGCGCGGCTCAACTGCCCCGCGCCCACGACGGCCCGCCGGAAACCACCGGCGGGCCGTTCCACGCGTCACCCCCAGCCGAGCCACGCCAGCCCCCCGACCCGACTCCACCCGCGTCAGCGCCCCGTTCAGCCCGACTCGCGCCACCGGTTGGTGATGGGCAGGCGGCGGTCCTTGCCGAAGCCCTTGGCGGAGATCTTGGTGCCCGGCGGGTACTGGCGGCGCTTGTACTCCGCCGCGTCCACCATGCGCAGCACCCGGGTCACCGTCTCCGGGTCGAAGCCCGCGGCGACGATCTCCGCGCTGCCCTGGTCGCGGTCGACGTAGCGCTCCAGGATCTGGTCGAGCACGTCGTAGTCGGGCAGCGAGTCGGCGTCGACCTGGCCCGGGCGCAGTTCGGCGCTCGGGGGCTTGGTGATCGAGTTCTCCGGGATCGGCGGTGTCTGGCCGCGTTCCTCGGCCGCCTGGTTGCGCCACCGCGCCAGGCGGAAGACGCCCGTCTTGTAGAGGTCCTTGATCGGGCCGTACGCGCCGACGGAGTCGCCGTAGAGCGTGGAGTAGCCGCAGGCCAGCTCCGACTTGTTGCCGGGGGCCAGCACGATGTGGCCCTCCTGGTTGGAGAGCGCCATCAGCAGCGTGCCGCGCAGCCGCGCCTGGAGGTTCTCCTCGGCGAGGCCGGTCAGGTCGAGCGAGCCCATGTACGCGTCGAACATCGGGACGATGGGCACCGTACGGAAGTTGAGGCCGGTGCGTCGGGCCAGCTCGGCGGCGTCCTCCTTGGAGTGGCCGGAGCTGTACTTCGACGGCATGGACACGCCGTACACGTTGCGCGCGCCCAGCGCGTCGCACGCGATGGCCGCCACCAGCGCCGAGTCGATGCCGCCGGAGAGGCCGATGAGCACGCTGCGGAAGCCGTTCTTGGCGACGTACGCGCGCAGGCCCACCACCAGGGCGGTGTAGATCTCCTCCGCGTCGCCGAGCCGCTCGGCCTCGCCGCCGGCCAACTCCCGCTCGTACGCCGGCACCGGGTCCTGGCTCAGGGTGACGTGGTCGACGCGCAGCCCGTCGTCGACCACGCCCGAGGGGGGCTCGGGCGCGGCGGCCGGCAGGTCCAGGTCGACCAGGACGCAGCCCTCGGCGAACTGCGGGGCCCGCGCGATCACCTCGCCCTCGCGGTCGACCACGATCGAGTCGCCGTCGAAGACCAGGTCGTCCTGGCCGCCGATCATGGCCAGGTAGGCGGTGGTGCAGCCGGCCTCGCGGGCGCGCCTGCGTACCAGCTCAAGGCGGGTGTCGTCCTTCTCGCGCTCGTATGGGGAGGCGTTGATCGACACCAGCAGGCCGGCGCCGGCGGAGCGGGTGGCGGGCACCCGGCCGCCCTCCTGCCACAGGTCCTCGCAGATGGCGAGGGCGACGTCGACGCCGTGCACGCGGATGACCGGCAGCGTCTCGCCGGGCACGAAGTAGCGGAACTCGTCGAAGACGCCGTAGTTCGGCAGGTGGTGCTTGGCGAAGGTGAGTGCCACCTGCCCGCGGTGCAGCACGGCCGCGGCGTTGCGCGGCGCGCCCGCCGGCTGGCCGTAGCGCGGCTGCTCCTTGTCGCTGCGGTCCAGGTAGCCGACGATCACCGGCAGCTCGCCGAAGCCCTCGGCCCCCAGCCGGGCGGCGAGCGCGGTCAGCGCGGCGCGGGACGCCTCGACGAAGGAGGCGCGCAGCGCCAGGTCCTCGACGGGGTAGCCGGTCAGCGCCATCTCGGGGAAGGCCACCAGGTGGGCGCCCTGTTCGGCGGCGTGCCGGGTCCATTGGACGACGGCCTCCGCGTTGGCCGCGAGGTCACCGACGGTGGAGTCGATCTGGTTCAGAGCGAGGCGAAGTTGAGGCACGCCGGCCAGTGTAATCGTCTGTTTGACGCGATGGGGTGGTGAGGGCGGCCACACCGCGCCGGGCGTCACTCGGTGGGCTCCGCCGGCTGCGCGGGCTCCCTGGTCTCCGCGGGCTCCGCCGGCTCCGTGGGCTCCGAGGCGCCGCGCGGCGCGCCCGGGGCGGCGTCTGACGGGCGCTCCGCGGCGGCGCGGCCGAAGTCGGTGGTCAGCCAGTGCTCGATGGACGCGTCGGGGAAC includes these proteins:
- a CDS encoding helix-turn-helix transcriptional regulator, yielding MPILTTTGARIARERKIRGLTQRALADLSAVSYSTLTKVEQNRMPASPSVLGALARALSISVTTLTGQPYLEELRQDQLDGLIQPIREALNIYDLGPDPDVAPRPLAELSEAADQLCALVRATEIKRVAADLPALLHETTTTAHTHPSTQAWTVLASLYRTAYDITTKLGFPDLCSVALDRLEWAAQRASDPVLSGMRQYLRALAYFRASDYRTGKRLIALGMGVLDQAEPGRVKDVLQGQLHLGAAVLAGRDKDQDTAEEHLAEAKRIATRTGHAEKVHWLSFGPTNVEVHRVSVLAELDLYPEAVSSAKAVAFPEGWPPSRLAHHYAELARAQMWTGQADASFQSLVKARKLAPQQTRYHPTVRETYAGLEAAKRRMSNSFNNYGAWLGW
- a CDS encoding endonuclease/exonuclease/phosphatase family protein; the protein is MAQAYAEETGHDRDEPGPVRSRVRRLIGSRGRRLVNGWRGRDVWRRGLVVAGFAVLLALLMILHAQVPNDVGNLGSLLETFLPWIGMVTIPVLLACALFRRSASALVALLLPVIVWLNLFGGLLTSKSGSGGDLTVVTHNVNADNSNPAGTARDVAASGAHVVALEELTADALPAYERALKSAYPYHTVKGTVGLWSAYPIKDARAVDIKMGWTRALRATVAAPKGEVAVYVAHLPSVRVKFDAGFTAGQRDDSAETLGKAISHERLDKVILLGDLNGTMNDRALAPVTSQLRSAQGAAGDGFGFSWPASFPMARIDQILVRGVEPVSAWTLPETGSDHLPVAASVNL
- a CDS encoding DUF3307 domain-containing protein, whose protein sequence is MFASLFVLLYVAHLLADYPFQTDHQVAHKGEQTAIGRRANATHALIHVGTSATLLATGAVVLDLHFSIPVSAIALVWIGASHSFIDRGWPVERWMRSNLQEKSFEEGGAAHIDQVAHVAALTVAALAIAGLS
- a CDS encoding NAD+ synthase, translating into MPQLRLALNQIDSTVGDLAANAEAVVQWTRHAAEQGAHLVAFPEMALTGYPVEDLALRASFVEASRAALTALAARLGAEGFGELPVIVGYLDRSDKEQPRYGQPAGAPRNAAAVLHRGQVALTFAKHHLPNYGVFDEFRYFVPGETLPVIRVHGVDVALAICEDLWQEGGRVPATRSAGAGLLVSINASPYEREKDDTRLELVRRRAREAGCTTAYLAMIGGQDDLVFDGDSIVVDREGEVIARAPQFAEGCVLVDLDLPAAAPEPPSGVVDDGLRVDHVTLSQDPVPAYERELAGGEAERLGDAEEIYTALVVGLRAYVAKNGFRSVLIGLSGGIDSALVAAIACDALGARNVYGVSMPSKYSSGHSKEDAAELARRTGLNFRTVPIVPMFDAYMGSLDLTGLAEENLQARLRGTLLMALSNQEGHIVLAPGNKSELACGYSTLYGDSVGAYGPIKDLYKTGVFRLARWRNQAAEERGQTPPIPENSITKPPSAELRPGQVDADSLPDYDVLDQILERYVDRDQGSAEIVAAGFDPETVTRVLRMVDAAEYKRRQYPPGTKISAKGFGKDRRLPITNRWRESG
- a CDS encoding DsbA family oxidoreductase, producing the protein MKVEIYSDIACPWCYVGKTRFEQALAAYPQADQVEVVYRPFQLDPGAPEEPLPHREVLAAKYGPQSVQMDARITELGAAENLVFDFDTVVENNSLLAHRLLRYVLDTYGSEAQARLKGRLLAAHFGEGMDIGDRAQLADAAVAVGLDRDPVTEFLDGDELHDEVLDEIEVARARGVTAVPTFVFEGQWAVQGGQEADTFLRVFEQVARETAGAAPAAASQDAGAGQAGQGGAACEGDACEVPRD
- a CDS encoding XRE family transcriptional regulator yields the protein MTTPAGGPPPFTDSPLRISDTRGADFAEAIRQASQQLVALDNGPLGVPVAEPAVRAFRIVRDRLDRADYDPRHGRDIRSAAAELAEVAGWALFDVEQHAAARRANQTALALAREAGDASMELLIRQNIAMCGEWTGNHPEALAVTRGVLAQGALSPRVEAIFRVREAKGLAGLAYTTEALQALSAARSLLEDGTRESDPYWAWWVTPEEIDGHLGHVFQDAGRTGEAIEVFQRVVNGPATVPVGHAGMSDARLLDCLLRERAWRDADALTHQVIAAVRARSSQRVRSSLGRTAERGRRHRDAPPSLRDALTHLADMVGTHPLDFA
- a CDS encoding YrhB domain-containing protein, encoding MIEESRARELAAEFAKGKSSEMELAIAPEPPVRRGNVAYFACQSAEFLRTGNWRDMAIGNGPVAVDLVTGECHMLGAAEAAEMEL